A single Lolium perenne isolate Kyuss_39 chromosome 6, Kyuss_2.0, whole genome shotgun sequence DNA region contains:
- the LOC127309222 gene encoding uncharacterized protein, giving the protein MQGSNQFKQALLESLLLELQKPGVVASRKMGFHGTKHAIRLAADAALVNVRGAGATRWSRTMQTAVELGNRRHLTPSAKSASGKTILRRCHRLRRPRMAVRARACGSAGVLARAFVRKRTTVLKRIVPGVEKLDDRDECTLLSETLDYAVCLRAQVDVMQLLVRALQAAKP; this is encoded by the coding sequence ATGCAAGGCTCTAATCAATTCAAGCAAGCGTTGCTCGAGAGTCTGCTTCTGGAACTCCAGAAGCCTGGCGTAGTGGCATCCAGGAAGATGGGCTTCCACGGGACGAAGCACGCGATCAGGCTCGCGGCGGATGCCGCACTCGTGAACGTGAGGGGCGCCGGCGCGACGCGCTGGAGCCGGACCATGCAGACGGCGGTGGAGCTTGGGAACCGGCGGCATCTCACTCCCAGCGCCAAGTCGGCGTCCGGCAAGACGATCTTGAGGAGGTGCCACCGGCTGAGGCGCCCGAGGATGGCCGTCAGGGCGAGGGCGTGCGGCTCGGCCGGCGTCCTCGCGAGGGCCTTCGTGAGGAAGAGGACGACGGTGTTGAAAAGGATCGTGCCGGGAGTGGAGAAGCTCGACGATCGCGATGAGTGCACGTTGCTGAGCGAAACCTTGGACTATGCCGTGTGTCTCAGAGCTCAGGTCGACGTAATGCAGCTTCTTGTGAGGGCTCTTCAAGCTGCTAAACCCTAG
- the LOC127305603 gene encoding probable pectate lyase 4, with amino-acid sequence MQYMSSMAPKGLCLLPLALLFLLFQTATANPRHENVIDRCWRGRGNWAANRQRLAVCSVGFAGKMRQNRGAGVTPYTVTDPSDDPVRPRPGTLRYGATVLPGKVWITFQRDMHIRLAQPLFVKSFTAIDGRGADVHIAGGAGIVLYEVNNVIVHGLQVHGIRAQPAGSVVRPGGAVQSVDVGDGDAIRLVTSSKVWIDHNTLSRCEDGLLDVTLGSTDVTVSNNWFHDHDKVMLLGHDDGQLTDRRMRVTVAFNRFGPNVNQRMPRIRHGYAHVVNNFYDGWRDYAIGGSMGPSVKSQGNLFIASTTDSANVTRRMPAGDTAGKEWHWHSVGDSFENGAFFQQMGSRVRPNYNRHQAFPAASSSVVRSLTKDAGALRCSARSAC; translated from the coding sequence ATGCAGTACATGTCGAGCATGGCGCCCAAAGGATTATGCCTCCTACCCCTCGCCCTCCTGTTCCTGCTGTTTCAAACGGCCACCGCGAACCCCCGCCACGAGAACGTCATCGACCGGTGCTGGCGCGGGCGCGGCAACTGGGCGGCCAACCGCCAGCGTCTCGCCGTATGCTCCGTAGGCTTCGCGGGGAAGATGCGGCAGAACCGTGGCGCCGGAGTGACCCCGTACACGGTCACCGACCCGAGCGACGACCCTGTGCGGCCCCGGCCCGGCACGCTGCGGTACGGCGCGACGGTGCTGCCGGGGAAGGTCTGGATCACCTTCCAGCGGGACATGCACATCAGGCTGGCGCAGCCGCTCTTCGTCAAGAGCTTCACCGCCATCGACGGCCGCGGCGCGGACGTGCACATCGCCGGGGGCGCCGGCATCGTGCTCTACGAGGTGAACAACGTGATCGTCCACGGGCTCCAGGTGCACGGCATCCGCGCGCAGCCCGCGGGGAGCGTGGTGCGCCCGGGCGGCGCCGTGCAGAGCGTGGACGTCGGCGACGGCGACGCGATCCGGCTGGTGACCAGCTCCAAGGTGTGGATCGACCACAACACGCTGTCCCGGTGCGAGGACGGCCTCCTGGACGTGACGCTGGGGTCCACGGACGTGACCGTCTCCAACAACTGGTTCCACGACCACGACAAGGTGATGCTGCTGGGGCACGACGACGGCCAGCTCACCGACCGCCGGATGCGGGTCACCGTCGCGTTCAACCGCTTCGGCCCCAACGTCAACCAGCGCATGCCGAGGATCAGGCACGGCTACGCACACGTCGTCAACAACTTCTACGACGGGTGGAGGGACTACGCCATCGGGGGGAGCATGGGGCCGAGCGTCAAGAGCCAGGGCAACCTGTTCATCGCCTCCACGACGGACAGCGCCAACGTAACGCGAAGGATGCCGGCCGGAGATACCGCCGGGAAGGAGTGGCATTGGCACTCCGTGGGGGACTCGTTCGAGAACGGCGCCTTCTTCCAGCAGATGGGCAGCAGGGTGCGGCCGAATTACAACAGGCATCAGGCGTTCCCGGCAGCGAGCTCGAGCGTGGTGCGGTCTCTGACCAAGGACGCTGGTGCTCTGAGGTGCTCCGCCAGGTCCGCCTGCTGA